A region from the uncultured Bacteroides sp. genome encodes:
- a CDS encoding DMT family transporter, translating to MSHLKSLILMFVTSFLWATGFIAMGVILKSINATTLLFFRYFIVILVLLPIILTTEKLGFPKKENIFPIIGMALFNVLLMNLLMFEAYKTTTGTNISVISAMNPLTIAFWSFVILKVRFKFIQVIGAFLAFFGVMVMVFKGNMFALFSLQFHLGDVLMIMAVFSFGLSAICSRYATKSMSPLNAVFYSSIIGLLLLTPLSIGNFEWPEWDFKLMFLVLLVGVFSTALAQWFFNISIKNLGAAESGIIINFNPVFGMLISFLFLAEIPAWGQLVGWAIIVVGTLLFYNKIRFRSIK from the coding sequence ATGTCACATTTAAAATCCCTAATCCTTATGTTTGTAACCAGCTTTTTATGGGCTACAGGTTTCATTGCAATGGGGGTAATTTTAAAATCAATCAATGCTACCACGCTTCTTTTTTTTAGATACTTTATCGTAATATTGGTTTTGCTACCTATCATCTTAACAACAGAAAAACTTGGTTTTCCAAAGAAAGAGAACATTTTTCCTATCATAGGCATGGCTTTATTTAATGTATTACTAATGAATTTATTGATGTTTGAAGCCTATAAAACAACTACCGGAACTAATATTTCTGTAATATCTGCAATGAATCCTTTAACTATTGCTTTTTGGTCATTCGTTATTCTGAAAGTACGCTTTAAGTTTATTCAGGTCATCGGTGCATTCCTTGCTTTCTTCGGTGTAATGGTAATGGTATTTAAAGGGAATATGTTCGCCTTATTTTCCCTTCAATTCCATTTAGGTGATGTGTTGATGATAATGGCCGTTTTCTCTTTTGGGTTATCGGCCATTTGTTCCAGATATGCTACCAAAAGTATGAGCCCGTTAAATGCTGTTTTTTATTCCAGTATAATAGGACTATTGTTATTGACTCCATTAAGTATTGGGAATTTTGAGTGGCCTGAATGGGATTTTAAACTTATGTTTTTAGTGTTGCTTGTTGGCGTTTTTTCTACGGCCTTGGCACAATGGTTTTTTAATATCAGTATAAAAAATTTAGGAGCAGCAGAATCGGGCATCATTATTAATTTCAATCCTGTATTTGGAATGTTGATTTCTTTTCTTTTTCTTGCAGAGATACCGGCATGGGGGCAATTAGTTGGCTGGGCCATTATTGTAGTAGGAACTTTACTCTTTTATAACAAAATAAGATTTAGAAGCATCAAATAG
- a CDS encoding dihydrofolate reductase encodes METIIYVAISANGQVLLASEGNYQTPIDLLIDSLALAHQIGNMVIGRKTFELFINSPGAKESLQGIELAVISQNKEQIEGVTFLKDIESVIEHFKKIGHTKIFVAGGALTYQNFINRGYVDEFYLNYVPVMTKNGVPLIDGIKADINLTLIESRTISFDILQAHYKVTKI; translated from the coding sequence ATGGAAACAATTATTTATGTAGCAATTTCCGCTAATGGACAAGTCTTACTAGCAAGCGAAGGCAATTATCAAACGCCTATCGATCTATTAATAGATAGTTTAGCGTTAGCGCACCAAATTGGTAATATGGTTATTGGCAGAAAAACATTTGAGCTATTTATAAATAGTCCGGGTGCGAAAGAAAGCCTCCAAGGGATAGAGCTAGCGGTTATATCACAAAATAAAGAACAAATTGAAGGGGTAACCTTTCTGAAAGACATAGAATCTGTAATAGAACATTTTAAAAAAATCGGACATACTAAAATCTTTGTCGCAGGAGGCGCCCTAACATATCAGAACTTCATTAATAGGGGATATGTAGATGAATTCTACCTCAATTATGTACCTGTAATGACAAAAAATGGCGTTCCTCTAATTGATGGAATTAAAGCTGATATAAACCTTACGCTGATAGAAAGCAGGACTATTTCTTTTGATATATTACAGGCACATTATAAGGTTACCAAAATCTGA
- a CDS encoding oxidoreductase has product MKVWFITGASRGFGLEITKAVLASGDKVIAAVRTPDEFVLQVSNNENLLVVPLDVTNEEQSKKAVLTGHDYFGRIDVLVNNAGYGLLSAVEEASGEEVKKNYDTNVFGTLNVIRAVLPFMRKQRSGHIINISSVGGLTGSIGWGLYSSTKFAIEGITEALALELAPLGIKATVVEPGYFRTNFLDASSLNRTANIIEDYAETVGKMRAFATQVNRKQPGNPVKLAEAFIKLAVAENPPLHLPLGKDTLERYEHKTAGFAKDIENWYDVIIGTDHDDVVK; this is encoded by the coding sequence ATGAAAGTATGGTTTATTACCGGAGCATCAAGAGGTTTCGGTTTGGAAATTACAAAGGCCGTTTTGGCTAGCGGAGACAAAGTGATAGCCGCTGTTCGGACTCCTGACGAATTTGTATTGCAGGTTAGCAATAATGAGAATCTCTTAGTGGTGCCACTCGATGTGACCAATGAAGAGCAGTCAAAAAAAGCTGTATTAACGGGCCATGATTATTTTGGGCGGATTGATGTGTTGGTAAATAATGCCGGTTACGGTTTATTAAGTGCAGTGGAAGAAGCTTCGGGAGAAGAAGTCAAAAAGAACTATGATACCAATGTGTTTGGTACGTTAAATGTAATTAGAGCAGTTCTGCCTTTCATGCGAAAGCAGCGTAGCGGACACATTATTAATATTTCTTCGGTCGGAGGACTGACAGGTTCTATTGGTTGGGGATTATACAGTTCGACAAAATTTGCTATAGAAGGAATAACCGAAGCTCTTGCTTTGGAATTAGCTCCTCTGGGAATAAAAGCGACTGTTGTTGAACCGGGGTACTTCCGCACTAATTTTTTGGACGCATCCTCTCTAAATCGGACGGCTAATATTATTGAAGATTATGCTGAAACTGTTGGTAAAATGCGAGCATTTGCTACTCAGGTAAATCGTAAACAACCCGGAAATCCGGTTAAATTAGCTGAAGCTTTTATAAAGCTGGCGGTTGCGGAAAATCCACCGTTACATTTGCCATTGGGTAAAGATACGTTAGAGCGGTATGAACATAAAACAGCCGGATTTGCAAAAGACATAGAAAATTGGTACGATGTAATTATCGGTACCGATCATGATGATGTTGTAAAATGA
- a CDS encoding alkene reductase — protein sequence MYTKLFEQNNLRSLSLQNRFVMAPMTRSRSSQPGDVPNDIMVEYYRQRTSAGLIITEATQISLQGKGYERTPGIYTEEQIEAWKKITKIVHENGSKIFSQLWHVGRISSSKVNGLQPIAPSALVAKETNVYIFDGAVNGDATFVPVEEPREMTVEDIRKVIDEYVMAAKNAISAGFDGVEIHGANGYLIDEFLRSNSNKRTDDYGGKIENRVRFMLEVTQAVADAVGHDRTGLRISPFIRFKDMDDPEILDTIMLAAQKLNLMDIAYLHLSEADWDDAPQIPEDFRIDLREKFHSTIIATGNKTPEEGERLLEKGLIDLVGFGRKFLANPDYPYRVKNNFPLNVISDTHKLFGGGGVEGYSDYPFSTEA from the coding sequence ATGTATACAAAATTATTTGAACAAAACAACCTGAGGTCACTCTCTTTACAAAATAGGTTTGTTATGGCACCCATGACACGTTCCAGAAGTTCACAACCGGGAGATGTTCCCAATGATATTATGGTTGAATATTATCGACAACGTACGTCAGCCGGGTTAATTATCACAGAGGCTACACAAATATCACTTCAAGGAAAAGGCTATGAGAGGACGCCTGGCATCTACACGGAAGAGCAAATTGAAGCTTGGAAAAAAATAACAAAAATAGTTCATGAAAATGGCAGCAAAATATTTTCTCAATTATGGCATGTAGGGAGAATTAGCAGCAGTAAAGTGAATGGATTACAGCCGATAGCTCCTTCTGCTCTGGTAGCAAAAGAAACTAATGTCTATATATTCGATGGCGCAGTTAACGGAGATGCGACTTTTGTTCCGGTTGAAGAGCCAAGAGAAATGACCGTCGAAGATATCAGAAAGGTTATAGATGAATATGTGATGGCTGCTAAAAATGCAATAAGTGCTGGATTTGACGGAGTAGAAATTCATGGAGCAAACGGTTATCTCATTGATGAATTTTTACGTTCCAACAGTAATAAGCGTACTGATGATTACGGAGGTAAAATTGAAAACAGAGTTCGTTTTATGCTCGAAGTAACTCAGGCGGTTGCAGATGCTGTTGGGCACGATCGTACCGGATTACGCATATCTCCCTTTATTAGATTTAAAGATATGGATGATCCGGAAATTCTGGATACAATTATGTTAGCCGCTCAGAAATTAAATTTGATGGACATTGCCTATTTACATTTGTCAGAAGCGGATTGGGATGATGCTCCGCAAATACCGGAAGATTTCAGGATAGATTTAAGAGAAAAATTTCATTCCACGATCATAGCTACCGGCAATAAGACACCTGAAGAAGGAGAACGTTTGTTAGAAAAAGGGTTAATAGATCTGGTGGGCTTCGGACGTAAATTTCTTGCTAATCCGGATTATCCGTATCGTGTAAAGAATAACTTCCCATTAAATGTAATATCTGATACGCATAAACTTTTTGGTGGTGGAGGAGTAGAGGGATATTCTGATTATCCCTTCTCTACGGAAGCATAA
- a CDS encoding alpha/beta hydrolase family protein — protein sequence MKILFNDPSFSFETLRTLGFACDGGADLGEIIITASKIPDGDEDAWLREWKTLADRIAQQGEDSLSKGHHVSAREAFLRASNYYRVAEFYRRFDPVNDQEVISVSRLSRETFQKAALLLDTPVENVLIPYEDVMLPAYFFKADATDSQRPTIIYNNGFDSTREEAYFAIAAAALRRGYNVLAFDGPGAGEPLREDNMLFRVDWEAVITPVLDYTYSRKDVCKDQIALFGYSLGALQIVRAAAFDSRVGALILNDGMYDFYDANTIEMPPFLLKLLDNGQGEIFDQVIRMLMKNNTSLRWAIQNGLWTFGATTPSAYLKETKAWTLDGFADKVKAPTLVLEAEEDKFLQGQAQKVVDSLLGATTLVKLYTSEGAGEHCHEGAMRRLTQIIFDWLDETFSNNIH from the coding sequence ATGAAAATCTTATTTAATGACCCTTCATTTTCATTTGAGACATTACGTACTCTTGGATTCGCATGTGATGGCGGTGCAGACCTGGGCGAGATAATTATTACAGCATCTAAAATACCCGATGGAGACGAGGACGCATGGTTAAGAGAATGGAAAACTCTTGCAGATCGAATAGCGCAGCAGGGAGAAGACTCTTTATCCAAGGGACATCACGTCAGCGCTCGGGAAGCTTTTTTAAGAGCGTCAAACTATTATAGAGTAGCTGAATTTTATCGCCGTTTCGATCCTGTTAATGATCAGGAGGTGATTTCAGTATCCAGATTATCCAGAGAAACGTTTCAGAAGGCGGCTCTATTGTTAGATACTCCGGTAGAAAATGTTTTGATACCCTATGAAGATGTAATGTTACCAGCTTATTTTTTCAAAGCGGATGCTACGGATAGTCAACGGCCAACAATCATTTATAATAATGGGTTTGACTCTACCCGTGAAGAAGCCTATTTCGCTATTGCTGCTGCGGCTTTAAGGCGTGGCTACAATGTATTAGCCTTTGACGGGCCGGGAGCTGGCGAACCTCTTCGAGAAGATAATATGTTATTTAGGGTCGATTGGGAGGCTGTCATCACGCCGGTATTGGATTATACCTATTCGCGTAAAGATGTTTGCAAAGATCAGATTGCACTATTCGGCTATAGTCTGGGGGCTCTCCAAATTGTACGTGCTGCTGCATTTGATTCTCGCGTCGGAGCCTTAATACTTAATGATGGCATGTATGATTTTTACGATGCTAATACGATTGAAATGCCTCCGTTTTTACTTAAACTATTAGATAATGGACAAGGGGAAATTTTTGACCAAGTTATCAGAATGCTCATGAAGAATAATACTTCTCTAAGATGGGCTATTCAAAACGGGTTATGGACATTTGGCGCAACAACTCCTTCTGCTTATCTTAAAGAAACAAAAGCTTGGACTCTGGATGGCTTTGCAGACAAAGTAAAAGCACCGACCTTGGTTTTGGAAGCAGAAGAAGATAAATTTCTTCAAGGACAGGCTCAGAAAGTCGTAGATAGTTTACTAGGCGCTACTACATTGGTGAAATTGTATACATCAGAGGGTGCAGGTGAGCATTGTCATGAAGGAGCTATGAGACGTTTGACGCAGATTATTTTTGACTGGCTTGACGAAACTTTTTCAAACAACATTCATTAA
- a CDS encoding alpha/beta hydrolase: protein MNKIKCFSVLFFLVLAICLKAQMPVAKYHSVGKTKLCYYEQGKGETIILLHGWPQTSYAWRKVIPELSKNNRVIAVDLPGLGNSGAPDKYDTQSIADILASFIDDMGIEKVHLVGHDVGSWVAVSFALKYENKLKSLTILDAAIPGLSDDNVFKPQNADKVWQFYFHAIAGIPEILVAGREKEYINWYFSNKSFIKTAINKKDLNHYYKAYKGRGKMANGFNYYRAFPESARQNKKNLHQLKIPIYAIGGEYALGANVDKAFKNISNPVIEVIKNSGHYIPEEQPQELIRLLKKIISIQ from the coding sequence ATGAATAAGATTAAATGTTTTTCAGTATTGTTTTTCTTAGTTCTTGCAATTTGTTTGAAGGCTCAGATGCCTGTGGCCAAATATCATTCGGTAGGGAAAACAAAGTTATGTTATTATGAACAGGGGAAAGGTGAAACAATTATATTGCTTCATGGTTGGCCGCAGACTTCTTATGCATGGAGAAAGGTAATTCCTGAATTATCAAAAAACAACAGAGTAATCGCCGTCGATTTACCGGGATTGGGAAATAGTGGTGCTCCTGATAAATATGATACTCAATCAATAGCAGACATCTTAGCCTCTTTTATTGATGATATGGGAATTGAAAAGGTTCATTTAGTGGGCCATGATGTTGGTAGTTGGGTTGCTGTTTCGTTCGCTTTGAAATATGAAAATAAATTAAAATCATTGACTATATTAGATGCTGCAATACCAGGCTTGTCTGATGATAATGTTTTTAAACCCCAAAATGCAGATAAAGTTTGGCAATTTTATTTCCATGCAATAGCTGGTATACCCGAAATACTTGTTGCGGGGAGAGAGAAAGAATATATCAATTGGTATTTTTCAAACAAGTCTTTTATTAAAACAGCAATCAATAAAAAAGATCTGAATCACTATTACAAAGCTTATAAAGGCAGGGGAAAGATGGCAAATGGGTTTAATTATTATAGAGCTTTTCCCGAAAGTGCCCGTCAGAATAAAAAGAATCTACATCAGCTCAAGATTCCAATTTATGCTATAGGTGGAGAATATGCATTGGGGGCGAATGTTGATAAAGCTTTTAAAAATATTTCAAATCCTGTAATTGAAGTTATAAAAAATTCAGGGCACTACATTCCTGAAGAACAGCCTCAAGAGCTTATTCGTTTACTGAAAAAGATAATCAGTATCCAGTGA
- a CDS encoding DJ-1/PfpI family protein, which translates to MKLRTEIRHIVIVAPSNSTLLDVAGPLDVFTKAIENYNSINDNIDFVYKTHVVSTTANKLVSMSSGISIMSDGFYKLIDYNIDTLIIAGLPKIQDYKMENDLLKWIKEQSKIVRRICSVCSGAFILAEADVLSGKNATTHWKYCGTLSNMYPAVKVDINPIFIKDGNVYTSAGVTAGMDLALALVEEDLGKSFAIEIAKDMVLFLKRPGNQSQYSTMLKYQNIDYKPIEKIKDWISDHLTEELTVERLAKESLMSPRNFARIFVRELKITPAKYIERLRIETACRFLEETQLNIEEIAAICGLKSSENMRRLFFKSLEINPSLYRSNFQR; encoded by the coding sequence ATGAAACTACGAACAGAAATACGGCATATTGTTATCGTTGCTCCATCAAACTCAACATTGCTGGATGTAGCAGGGCCACTGGATGTTTTTACAAAAGCTATTGAAAACTATAATAGCATAAATGACAATATAGACTTTGTGTACAAAACACATGTAGTATCTACTACAGCAAATAAATTAGTTTCAATGTCTTCTGGGATTTCGATTATGAGTGACGGGTTCTACAAATTGATAGATTATAACATAGATACTTTAATTATAGCAGGTTTACCCAAAATTCAGGATTATAAAATGGAAAATGATTTGCTGAAATGGATCAAAGAACAATCAAAGATAGTTCGACGTATTTGTTCGGTTTGCTCAGGAGCTTTTATTTTAGCAGAAGCAGATGTTTTATCGGGGAAGAATGCTACAACACATTGGAAATATTGCGGCACACTCTCCAATATGTATCCAGCAGTTAAAGTTGATATAAATCCCATTTTCATAAAAGACGGAAACGTTTACACATCGGCAGGCGTTACCGCCGGCATGGATTTAGCTTTAGCTTTAGTTGAAGAAGACTTAGGAAAATCATTCGCCATAGAAATAGCTAAAGATATGGTTTTATTTCTAAAACGTCCGGGCAACCAGTCTCAATACAGCACCATGCTAAAATATCAAAATATAGACTATAAACCCATTGAAAAAATTAAGGATTGGATATCCGATCACCTAACCGAAGAATTAACGGTTGAGCGACTGGCAAAAGAAAGCTTGATGAGTCCGCGCAATTTTGCACGTATTTTTGTTCGTGAATTAAAAATTACTCCGGCAAAATACATCGAAAGATTAAGAATAGAAACCGCATGCCGTTTTTTAGAAGAAACACAATTAAACATTGAGGAAATTGCTGCAATATGTGGCTTAAAATCATCGGAGAATATGAGACGATTATTTTTCAAATCATTAGAAATAAATCCTTCACTCTATAGAAGCAACTTTCAACGGTGA
- a CDS encoding AraC family transcriptional regulator: MSDSTIDIKCIEQLRDIPDLIPVTRNYFENWNIKVFNREQNSCKNYLSPNRRDFYKILFITEGVGLFSLGTRTYHIDKPMILFIHPNEIVSWKNMSDRSAGYYTLFKKRYIDAHPILKSVVDKYQLFTDANKSVICLRENSLNVIDKLFKQMHTEDTIGGALAEDAMMAYIQLIIIESIKNADFPLPDTVNAEFRHIHQFFQLLESKTSEINYNNPVKMKTAKEFADNLSLHPNHLNVLLKKYTGQNVSTHIKNRLLEESKALLLQTDWTLQEIGYCIGFADQPNFSQFFKKNIGVTPNEFRRNYQA; encoded by the coding sequence ATGTCAGATTCCACTATAGATATTAAATGCATAGAACAATTAAGGGATATACCGGATTTAATACCCGTTACAAGGAATTATTTCGAAAATTGGAATATTAAGGTCTTTAATAGAGAGCAAAATTCCTGCAAGAATTATTTGTCTCCCAATCGGCGTGATTTCTACAAGATTTTATTTATCACAGAAGGAGTCGGCCTTTTTAGTCTGGGTACCCGAACTTATCACATCGATAAACCGATGATTTTATTTATTCATCCAAATGAAATTGTTTCCTGGAAAAATATGTCTGACCGGTCTGCTGGATACTATACCTTATTTAAAAAGAGATATATTGATGCTCATCCTATTCTAAAATCTGTTGTAGATAAATATCAATTGTTTACTGATGCTAATAAAAGTGTAATTTGCCTGCGCGAGAACAGCCTGAATGTAATTGATAAGCTTTTTAAACAAATGCATACGGAAGATACAATAGGAGGAGCATTGGCCGAAGATGCTATGATGGCTTATATCCAATTAATAATAATCGAAAGTATTAAGAATGCTGATTTTCCTCTGCCTGATACGGTGAATGCTGAATTTCGACATATACACCAATTCTTTCAGTTATTGGAAAGTAAAACATCGGAGATCAATTATAATAATCCGGTTAAGATGAAGACAGCAAAAGAATTTGCCGATAACCTGTCTCTTCATCCCAATCATTTAAATGTTCTATTGAAAAAATATACCGGGCAAAATGTAAGTACGCACATCAAGAATAGGTTACTGGAAGAAAGTAAAGCATTACTTCTGCAAACAGATTGGACATTACAGGAAATAGGTTATTGCATCGGGTTTGCCGATCAACCTAATTTTAGTCAGTTTTTTAAAAAGAATATCGGCGTAACGCCCAATGAGTTCAGACGAAATTATCAGGCATAG
- a CDS encoding DUF2975 domain-containing protein: MKRISMIFLQAVIVLIGIVTLALLICLPLTEGRAANLDLFSIYLDPLILYGYAASIAFFVVLYKAFKLLGYIGQNKVFSSNSVKTLKSIKYCAIVLSILIVTAGLYIRIFHNKEDDPAGFLAICMVTTFVSIVVATAAAIFEKLLQNAIDMKS; encoded by the coding sequence ATGAAAAGAATTTCAATGATATTTCTTCAGGCAGTCATCGTGCTTATCGGCATTGTAACACTTGCCCTTTTGATTTGCCTTCCCTTAACCGAGGGAAGAGCTGCAAACTTGGATTTGTTTAGCATTTACCTTGACCCGCTCATCTTGTATGGATACGCAGCATCAATCGCTTTTTTTGTTGTGCTGTACAAGGCGTTCAAATTACTTGGATACATTGGACAAAATAAAGTATTCTCATCAAACTCTGTTAAGACTTTAAAGAGTATAAAGTATTGTGCTATCGTACTAAGTATTTTAATAGTGACGGCAGGACTATACATAAGGATATTCCATAATAAAGAAGACGACCCTGCGGGTTTTCTTGCCATTTGTATGGTGACTACTTTTGTTTCTATCGTAGTTGCAACTGCTGCGGCAATATTTGAGAAACTTTTACAAAATGCCATAGATATGAAATCGTAA